The nucleotide sequence GTGGCTGAAGAACTTGCGTGACGCCGAATCGATGCCATAGGCGCCGCCGCCGAAATAGACCTTGTTGAGGTACAGCTCGAGGATCTGCTCCTTCGAGAACTTCGCCTCGAGCGCCATCGCGAGAACCGCCTCGCGCAGCTTGCGGTCGATCGTTCGGTTGGAATTGAGGAAGACGTTGCGCGCCAGCTGTTGGGTGATGGTCGAGGTGGCGCCGAGCCGCCGATCGCCGGTTCCCCAGACGTAGACGGCGCGCAGCAGCCCGATCGGATCGACGCCGAAGTGCGAATAGAAGCGGCGATCCTCAACCGCCACCATCGCGTCCTTCATCGACTGCGGTATTTCGTCCCACCGCAGCCACTTGCCGTAACTCGGACCGAGCGAGACGATCTCGGTCCCGTCACGAGCCCGGACGAGCACCGTCTGCCCGTTCTGGCTGCTCATCAGCGAGGAATAGCTGGGCATCGAACGCGCGGCGAAGAGAACGGCGCTGCCGAGCGCGATGACGCCCAGAAGCGCCAGGCCCGCGCCCCACAGGACTCCGCGGCGAAGCCACAGCCGCCAGCCCGAGCGCGGGGTGTCCTCTCGCGCGCGGCGGCTGGTTTCCTGCCGCTTCCGTTTTCTGGAGCGTTCGCCCCGCTTGATTGCCATCGGTACCCGTTAGCCTGGAATGGGCGCACCCGAACGCCCGGTCACGTCGCGCTGCCATGCATAGGCCAAACCGAACATGCGGTTAACGGCCCGGCCGGACCGTTTGCCCGCTTTTTTCGCCTCAGTCTTCCGGTTCGAAGGCCAGCGCGGCGCTATTGATGCAGTATCGCATGCCGCCCCGGTCGCTGGGGCCGTCGGGAAAGACGTGCCCGAGGTGCCCTTGGCACTTGGCGCAGACGACCTCGGTGCGCACCATGCCAAGCGAAGCGTCGCGATGTTCCTCCACGGCGGTGCCGTCGGCCGGCTTGACGAAACTGGGCCAGCCCGATCCCGAATCGAACTTGTCGTCGCTTTCGAAGAGCGGCTGTCCGCATCCGGCGCAGCGGTATTCGCCGGCCGCCTTGTTGTGCTCGTACTCTCCGGTGAACGCCCGCTCGGTCGCCCCCTGGCGCAGGACGGCATATTGCTCGGGCGTCAGGCGCTCGCGCCACTCGGCATCGGACAGCTGGATCTTGTCGTCGGGCATCATGCTTCTCCTCGGCAGGGATATATGCCGTGTTTTGCCTGTCTCAAGCGCGGGCCGAGACCTGGGCGCGGATGGCCGGCGAAACTCAGCTGTTCGGATCGTTGTAGCCTGCCGGCGGCGGCAAGCCTTCCATCTTCTCGTTGAGCAGAGGCCGAAAGCTCGGCCGGCTTTTCATCACGCGGTACCAGCCGCGGGCCTCGCCATGTCCCGACCAGTCGATCCCGCCGAGATAATCCGCCACCGAGATCTGCGCGGCGGCGGCGAAATCGGCGAGGCTCAGCTGCGCGCCGGCGATCCACCGGCGCGTGTCGATGAGCCAGTCGATGTAGTCGAGATGCTCGTGCGCCAGCCGCATGGCCTCGCGCAGGGTCTTGCTGTCGGGCGGGGAGCGCAGGAAAAGCCGCTTCCTCATCCGCTCGTTGAGCAACGGAAGCGTCACCTCTCCGAAAAACTGCTCGTCGAACAACGCCACGAGCCGGCGGATTTCCGCTCTCCCGGGCGCCGTGCCCAGGATCAGGGGCGCCTTGTCCTCGGTTTCTTCGAAATACTCGCAGATCGCCTGGCTATCGATCAGCGTAACGCCCTTCGTCTCGTTGCAGACGACCGGCGTACGGCCAGCAGGATTGAGCGCGAAGAGCGCGTCGCCGCCTTCCCAGGGATTGGCGCGCAGCAGTTCGAACGCGACGCCCTTCTCCGCCATGGCGAGGCGCACCTTGCGGCTGAACGGACAAAGGGGGAAGCAATGGACCTGCCACATGGCGGGCCGCAATGCCGCATGCGGAGCGGCGCGTAAATAGCGCTGTGGGGCAAGCGCCCGGGGAGTGCGCTCAGAGCCCCGAGGCCTGGAGCGAGGCGAGGCACTCCGGCATGGCCTTTGGCAGCGCGTCACCCTCGCTCAGAGCGGCAACCTCGGCCTTCAGCAACGCCGAAACCTGTTCGCGGTCAAGCGATTGCTGGTCCATCAGCGAGGCCATCGCCCGAACGAAATATTCCTTCCCGCGCGCCCGAAGCTCGGGGATTTCGCCAAGCGTCTTGTCGCCGTGCTCCTGCATGTTGGCCGCGAGGGCGAAGGCGGCAGAGCAGCGCAGCAGGACCTTTTGATCGGCATTGAGCTGCGCGGCCTGCTGCGCCGAGGCGCCGGTGGCGGCGAGAAGGAGGACTGCTGTCAGGAGAATCGTTCGCATGGAGGGCGCCTATAGCAGCGCGATTGCCGCGCGGTGAACGATAGTCGGCTCGATGCGGACTTTTCGCACCGGGTGCCGGACGGCCTCACCGCCTGCACCGAGGCAAGCGGCGTTCAAATTTCGCGCGCCTTGCGCCGCGTTTCCGCGAAACTGTCGTGCCGCATCTTTTCGAAGGCCACCCGCTGGTCATATCCGGCGTCCTTCGGATAGTCGCGGTAATCGTCGAGAATCTCGTCGAACAACACGCGCAATTCGTCCTTGTGGTCGGGATGGGTGAAGATATTCGCCCTGTTCTCGCGCACCCCTTCGAGAATGCGCGCGCCGATCACGTCGGGCTCCATGCCGAATTCGTGCACGCCTGCCAGCCGTTCGACGGCCGCCTGGTCGACGGGCTTCATCTCGCCCTTCAAGGCCTCCGGCCGCACATCGTCGCTGGCGTAGATCACGCTCTTGACCAGGCCGGGGTGCACCACCGACACGCCGATCCCATACTTGTACATCGAATGCCGCAGCGAATAGCTGAGGCCGCGCACTGCGAACTTGGCGGTGTTGTAGATGCCCGGCGCGCCGCTGGCGATGAAACTGGCCATCGACGCGGTGTTGGTGATGTGTCCGCCGGTCTGCTCGCCCGCCTCCACTCGCGCCTTCATGCGCGGGGCAAAGGTCTGCACGCCGTTGATGACCCCGCCGAGATTGACGCCGAGCACCCAGTCCCAATCGTCGTAGGAGCTGTCTTCGATCGTCTGGAAGAGGTTGATCCCGGCGTTGTTGAAAAGCAGGCTGACCGGTCCGAAGCGGTCCTCGACCTGGTCCGCCGCTGCGGCGAATCCCGCCCGGTCCATGACGTTGAGCTGGACGCCCATGACCTCGCGGTTGTCGAGCGTCGCCAGTGCGGCGTCGATCGCGTCCTCGCGGATGTCGGCAATGGCGACCTTGGCCCCCGCTTCGAGCAGGTTGCGCACGATGCCGATGCCGACCCCGTTGGCGCCCCCGGTTACGAAAGCCGTGCGGCCCGCGATATCGATCATCTGCTTCCTCTCAGTCTGCTTCGGCTGCCGCGTCCATGGCGGGCACCGGATTGACCGGGCCTGACTCGCGCCCCGGCAGGAACTCGTTGTAGATTTTGCGCCGCTTGAACAACCAGCGCCCTTCGACCCTGACCAGCTCATCCTCGTAGACGCCGAAGCTCGGCAGGGCGATCGAACCGTCGGGCCCGCCGTTGGTCATTTCCCACCAGAAGCCGGTGTTCCAGGCGAGGTCGCCCTCGACCCGGATCACCTTCTGGTTGACCACGTGGCGCAGCTTGGCCGGATTGCCGCTGCTGTCCTTGAAGATTTCCCCGATCTTCGCCTTGAAGGATTCGGCTTCGGCGCGAATGGCGTCGCGCCCCCGCGCAACGCCCATCGCCCAATCGAGCTCGCCATCCTCGGTGAAGCAGGCGGCGTAGGCCTCGGCATCGTGGTAATCCATGGCGAACAGGTAGCGCGCCATGAGATCCTCGATCTCCGCCCGATCGGTGGCGTAGCTCTGCCCGTACCCGCTCACTGGCCCGCGGCGGCCGCGTTCGCGAGCCTGTCCATGTCGGCGACCGGATTGCCCGGACCGGACTGGCGGCCCTTGAGGAATTCGTTGAGCACGCGGCGCTTCTTGATGAGCCAGTGGCCCGAAGCCTTGGTGAATTCGTCCTCGTAGATGCCGTAGGTGCCCATCTTCATCGAATCCTTGGGCCCGTTGTTCGCCATTTCGACCCACAACGTCCGGCCCCAGGCCTTGTCGCCCTCGACGCGGATCGAGCTCTGCAAGACGACGTGGCGCAGCAGTGCGGGCTTGCCGTCCTCGGTGTGATAGAATTGACCGATTCGCTCCGAAAAGCTGGTCACGGCCTGGCGGATCGCATCGCGCCCGACCGACGTGCCGCTGGCGAATTCGAGTTCGCCATCGGGGGCGAAGGTGCCGACATAGGCGTCCCAGTCGAAGTAATCGATGGCGAAGAGATAGCGCGCCATCAGGTCCTCGATCTCGGCGCGGTCCGCGGCGTAGGATTGGTCGTACGTCTGCTGCGCATGGGCAGTGGTCATGGGCATTGCTCCGGATAAGGCTATGGCGGAAATGGCGGCAAGCGCCCGGCGGACGCTGGAATTCGGCATTGGTTCTCTCTCCCCTCGGCGCGACACAGCGCCACACTTGGCGACAATTTTTCGCTTCATGGTTTTGTAGTTGCCACTTACAAATTGCTGCAAGAAGATTCACCGCCCGGGCTGGGACGGGGGACCAGGGAGAACGCAATGGCCATCGCTCCGACCGCCGGAGATTCGCCGATCACCACGTCCGATGCCGCGGCAGGCCAGCCCTGGCCGCCGGAGAGCCGCGGCTGGTTTGCCCTGTTCGCCGTGGTCTTCGCGACCTTCATCACCTTCTTCGACCAGACCGTGTTCGCGATGCTGGCCGAGAAGATGAAGGGCAGCTTCCAGATATCGGATTCGACGCTTGGCTTCCTGCTCGGCCCGGTCACCGTGATCGCCTACGTGATCGTCGGCATCCCGCTCGCCCGGCTGGTCGACATCTTTCCGCGCAAGTACGTGCTCGGCGCGAGCATCGCGGTGCTCGGCACGATCATGGCGCTGGGCGGTCTCGCGCAGAGCTTCCGCCAGCTGCTCGGCACCCGCCTGTTCGTCGGCGCGGCGAGCTCGGCCAACGGCCCCGGCTCCTACGCCTTGCTCGTCGACGCGTTCCGCCCGCTGCGGATCCCGCTGGTCTTCGCTCTGTTGCAGCTCGGCTACATCGGCGGCTCGTCATTCGGCAACATCATCGGCGGACAGATGATCGCCTGGACGAGCACGATGCCGGAGACGGTCTCGTTTCTCGGCCTGCCGATCTTCAACTGGCAGCTCGTGCTGCTGATGGTCGGCGCGCCCGGCCTGCTGGCGGGGCTGATCTACATGTTCGTGAAGGAGCCGCCGCGGCGCAGCCCGGTGGCGCAGCTCACCGCGCCCGACGCGACGCTCGCGCGCAAGTTCGCCGCCTTCATGGGGTGGGACGCGCTCAAGGCGATCTGGGCGCGCAAGCGCGTGTTCCTGCCGCTGTTCGCGGCGCTGGCCCTCTCTGCCGTCGAGAGCCAGGGGCTGCCCGCCTGGCGCATACCCTTCATGGCCCGCACCTACGGTTGGAACGAGGCGGAAACCGGGGCTTTGCTGGGCTCGCTTCTGCTGGTCTCGATGCTGGCGGGGATCGCCGCCGGCGGCTTCTTCGTCACCTGGATGGGCAAGCGCTACAAGGACGCCAACATCCGCGCGACCGCGATCATCTTCGCCTGCACCACGGTCACCACGATTCTCACGCCGCTCGCTCCGAGTGGCGAGATCGCGCTGAGCCTCATGGCGCTGGGCGTGTTCTTCGGGCTCGCCGGGGCGCCGGCGCAGAACGCCGCGATCCAGCGCATCGCGCCCAACGAGATGCGCGGGCAGGTCAGCGCCTTCTACCTGTTCATGTTCACCTTCTTCGGCGCGCTCGGCAGCTTCGTTATCGGCTGGGTCAGCACCTACGTGGTCGGCGACGAGAGCCAGGTCTGGAAGGCGATCCTCATCACGGCGATCGTGTTCCTGCCGACCGCGACCTTCTTCATGTGGCGCGGCATCCGCCCCTACCGCGAGGAGGTGGAGCGGCTCGAAGCGCTCGGACTGTGACCGCCCCGATCTCCCGTTGACTCGTTCCGGCGAACCGCCGAAAATGTATGCAACACATACAAAAATCCGGAGAGAGTCGAATGTCTGATACGAGCGTGGAATCGCTTGCCGCCAAGGTTGACGAGCTGGAGCAGCGCCTGACCCGGCGCGAGGACGAAATCGACGTCCGCAACCTGCAGTACCTCTACGGCTACCTGATCGACAAATGCATGTACGACCAAGTCGTCGACCTGTTCACCGACGATGCCGAAGTGCGCTTCTTCGGCGGCGTGTGGAAGGGCAAGGAAGGCGTTCGCCGGCTCTATGTCGACCGCTTCCGCAAGCGCTTCACCCACAACAACAACGGCCCGATCGACGGCTTCCTGCTCGACCATCCGCAGCTGCAGACGATCGTTACCATCGAACCCGACGGCAAAACCGCCCGGCTACGCGGCCGCAGCACGATGCAGGCCGGCCGGCACAAGGATTACGAAGGCGACGCGCCGCACCTCAAGAAGCGCCAGTGGTGGGAAGGCGGCCTCTACGAGAACACCTACAAGAAGGGCGAGGACGGCAAGTGGCGCATCCACGTCCTCAATTACTTCCCGCACTGGCACGCCAATTTCGAGGACGGCTGGGCCAACACCGATCCGGAGTTCACCCCGTTCATCCGCGAGACCTACCCGGCCGATCCCGCCGGGCCCGACGAGCTGATCGACGAGCACTGGCTATGGCCGGTCCACAAGCTGCTGCCGTTCCACATGAAGCACCCGATCACGGGCGAGGAAATGGTCGCGGAGCGCTGGGAAGGCGACGCCAAGCGCGACGCCGAGCGGGCTGCCGCGAAGGCGAGGGGCTGAGAATAAATCGTCGTCCCAGCGAAAGCTGGGACCGCTGTCCACCAAGCGAAGCGCCAAAGGCGAACGATCCCAGCTTTCGCTGGGATGACGGAGTTAGGAAATGACCGACTACCCCTCCCTCCACATGATCATCAACGGCAAGAAGGTCTCCGGCGGCGGCCGGCGGACCTTCGACGTGATCAACCCGGTGACCGGCGAAGCCATCGGCGCGCTGCCGCTGGCCAGCGCCGAGGATCTCGACAAGGCGCTCGAGGTGGCTGCCGAGGGGTTCCGCATCTGGCGCCGCTCGACCCCGCAGGAACGCGCTGCGGTGCTCAGCGGGGCGGCGCGGCTGATGCTCGAGCGCGCCGACGACATGGCCCGCATCGCCACGATGGAGCAGGGCAAGCCCTTCGCCGAGGCGAAGATCGAGCTGATGATGAACGTCGGCCTGTTCAACTTCTACGCCGGCGAGGCCAGCCGGCTCTACGGCCGCGAACTGGTCCGCCCGGTCGGCCAGCGTTCGACGGTGCGCTGGGAGCCGGTCGGCCCCGTCGCCGCCTTCGCCCCGTGGAACTTCCCACTCGGCAATCCCGGCCGCAAGCTCGGCGCGCCGATCGCCGCAGGGTGTTCGGTGATCCTCAAGGCCGCCGAGGAAACCCCGGCCAGCGCGCTTGGCGTGCTGCAGTGCCTGCTCGACGCCGGACTGCCGCCACAGGTCGCGCAGGCCGTGTTCGGCGTGCCCGACGAGGTCAGCCGCCACCTGCTCGGCTCCAAGGTGATCCGCAAGCTCAGCTTCACCGGCTCGACCGTCGTCGGAAAGCACCTGATGAAGCTCGCCGCCGACAACATGCTGCGCACGACCATGGAGCTGGGCGGCCACGGCCCGGTGCTGGTGTTCGACGACGTCGACGTCGAAACGGTCCTCGATACCGCGGTCATGGGCAAGTACCGCAACTGCGGCCAGGTCTGCGTCAGCCCCACCCGCTTCATCGTCCAGGAAGGCGTGTTCGAGAAGTTCCGCGACGGCTTCGCCCAGCGCGCCAAGGCGGTGAACGTCGGCGATGGCCTCAAGGACGGCACCCAGATGGGCCCGATGGCCAATGCCCGCCGTCCCGAGGCGATGGAGCGGCTGATCGGCAACGCCCGCGACAAGGGCGCGACGGTCGACACAGGCGGCAAGCGCATCGGCAATCAAGGGTTCTTCTACGAGCCCACCGTGCTCAGCCAGATCCCGCTCGACGCCGACATCATGAGCGAGGAGCCCTTCGGCCCGGTCGCGCTGATCAATCCCTACGCCAGCGAAGAGGACATGATCGCCGAAGCTAACCGCGTCGAATACGGCCTCGCCGGCTATGCCTGGACCGACGACGTCAAGCGCCAGCGGCGCCTGGCCGATGCCATCGAGACCGGCATGGTCGGGATCAACAGCCACATGATCGGCGGCGCGGACAGCCCGTTCGGCGGCGTGAAGTGGTCGGGCCACGGCAGCGAAGACGGGCCCGAGGGCGTCCGCGCCTGCATGGTCGTCAAGGCCATCCACGAAGGCTGAACAACGGGAAATGACGATGACACACGAACTCAAGACCGGCGGCGACCGCGGCTACCTGCGCATTGCCACCGAAGAAGCTTTCGCCACCCAGGAACAGCTCGACGCGATCATGCGGCTGGTTCGCGAAGGCCGCGCCGACGAAGGCACCGTCAGCCTGTGGGGCTTCTATGGCACCAGCGCCAGCGAGCGCACGACCTTCATCCGCGAGCGCCTGCTCGACCTCGGGCCGCTGCGCCTGCAGGCGATGGACGATGCCGGGATCGACAAGGCGGTGCTCGCGCTGACCAGCCCCGGCACGCAGTCGATGCACGACCCCGAAGAGGCCAAGCGCATCGCCCGCAACGCCAACGACCAGCTCAAGGACGCCTGCGAGAAGCATCCCGACCGCTTCTACGGCATGATCGCCGTCGCTCCGCTCGATCCCGAGTGGTCGGCCGAGGAACTCAGGCGCGGCAAGGAAGAGCTCGGCTTCCACGGCGTGCAGATCAACAGCCACACCCACGGCCACTACCTCGACGAAGAGCAGTTCGACCCGATCCTGCGCGCCTGCGCCGATCTCGACCTGCCGCTCTACATCCACCCGCAGGGCCCGCCCGACGGGATGATCGGCACGATGGTCGAGGCCGGGCTCGACGGCGCGGTGTTCGGCTTCGGAGTCGAGACGGCCTTCCACGGGCTGCGCCTGCTGACCACCGGCGTGTTCGACCGCTACCCCGGGCTGCAGATGATGCTCGGCCATGGCTGCGAGGCGATCCCCTACTGGATCTACCGCCACGATTACATGCACCGCGCCGGCGTGCGCAGCCAGCGCTATCCGCGCCTCAAGCCGCTGCAGCACGACCTGTTCCACTATTTGCGCAACAACGTGCTGGCCACCAACAGCGGCATGGCCTTCGAGCCCGCGGTCAAGCTGATGATCGAGGTGATGGGGGAGGACCGCGTGATGTACGCGATGGACTATCCCTATCAGTACCTGCCCGAAGAGGTGGTGTGGATGGACGACATGGACATTACGCCCGAACAGAAGAAGAAGTTCTTCCAGACAAATGCGGAGCGCTGGTTCAAGCTCTGAAGCAGGCTTAGCGGCGAGGGGAGAGACGCTGGTGACGACGACTGTTGAGGGCATCAAGCCCGCCGCGCGGGTCAGCCGTGCCGGCTGGTATGCGCTGTTTCTCGTTTCCTCGGCGCAGGGACTGAGCCTGCTCGACCGGCAGATCCTGTCGATCCTCGCCCCCTCGATCCGCGCCGATCTCGGCATCGGCGATGCGGAGCTCGGGCTGCTTTACGGCACCGTGTTCGCGCTATTCTATGCGCTGTTCTCGCTGCCGCTCGGACGATTGGTCGACGGCTGGATTCGCACCCGGCTGCTGTCGATCTGCATCCTCGGCTGGTCCGTCTTCGCTGGGCTTTCGGCCTTTGCCGGCAGCTTCGCTGTCCTCGCGATCTCCCGCCTGGGCGTGGGTATCGGCGAAGGCGCGGCCCAGCCGGGCGCCAACTCGGTCATTTTCGATACCTTCCCGCGCAGCCGGCGCGGCACCGCGATGGCGGCGATGGGCATCGCCACCGCGCTCGGTCTCGGCCTGTCGATGGCGCTGGGCGGGTTCGTCGCGCAGTGGTGGGACGAAGCCTATCCGGGCGGAGGACCGGGCGGGTTTTCCGGCTGGCAGTTCGCCTTCCTCGTCGCCGCGGCGCCGGGCCTGGTCCTCGCATGGGCGCTCTACCGCATGAAAGAGCCGGTGCGCGGCGGTGTGGACGGCATTCCGGCTCCGCCCGATCCGCATCCCTTCAAGGCCAGCGCCGCCGTGCTCGGCTCGGTCACTCCGCTGGCCAACTGGTATTCGCTGTGGCGGCGCGATGCCGGGGCGAAGCAGTGGATCATCAACCTCGTCGGCCTCGCTGCGATCGCCGCGTTCTGCTGGGTCATGACCGGCGTGACCCAGGCCTTCAGCCCGCGCCCGACGCTCGACGTCCTCGGGGTGGCGGTAAACCCGCACGCGCTGCAGTGGTTCGTGGTCGGCTTCGGCGCATTCGTGATCCTGAACCTGTTCCAGTCGCTCAAGCTGACGGACAGGTCGACGTACAACGTCATGCTCTCGCCTTCGCTTCTGCTGCTGTTCGTCGTCGGCGGCCTGCAGACCTCGATCAACTACGGAGTCATGGGCTTCACCCCGAGTTTCCTGATCCGCGAATACGGGATGGATCAGTCGACCACCGGATTGCAGTTCGGCCTGCTCGCAGCCGCGCTCGGCGTCATCGGCCCGCTGGCGGCCGGGCCGCTGAGCGACCTCCTCACCGTCCGGCTGGGCGCCAGGGGCCGGGTCTGGCTGACCTTCGCTTCGCTCGGCATCTCGCCGTTCCTCGGGATCTGGACCTACAACGCGCCCGACCCGATGAGCTTCTATCTGCGCTTCTCGGCCTACAGCCTGGTGCTGACCCTGTGGCTGCCGCCGATCTACTCGCTCTACTACGATCTCGTGCTGCCGCGGATGCGCGGAATGGCGAGCAGCACCTACATCATCATCTCGACGCTGCTGGGGCTCGGCATGGGTCCCTATTTCGTCGGTATCGTATCCGATCGAAACGGCGGCGACCTGGGGCAGGCGATCATTTCGATCAACGTCGTCGCGCCGGTCATCGCCGTCATCCTGCTTTATGTTTTGACCCGCGTTCAGCGTGACGAGGATTCGGTCCTCGCCCGCGCCCGGGCCGGAGGAGAACCCGTCTGATGCCGACCGTTCGCGATGCCGCATTCGCCGTGTTCGAACACTTCGGGGTCGACCGCCTGTTCGGCAATCCCGGCAGCACCGAGCTGCCGATGCTCAAGGGCCTGCCCTTCCCCTATGTCATGGGGCTCAACGAGGCGGTGGTGGTCGGTATGGCCGACGGCTTCGCCCGTTCCGCGCGCAAGCCCGCGCTGGTCAACCTGCACAGCGCGGCGGGCACCGGGCATTCGCTCGGCAACCTGTTCACCGCGTGGAAGAACAATGCGCCCGTCGTGGTCACCGCGGGGCAGCAGGCGCGCTCGATTCTGCCGTTCGACCCGTTTCTCTATGCCGAGCGGCCGACCGAATTCCCGCGCCCCTACGTCAAGTATTCGGTCGAGCCCGCGCGCGCCGAAGACGTGCCGCAGGCGCTGATCCGCGCCTTCGTCACCGCGCTGACCCCGCCGATGGGCCCGGTGTTCGTCTCGATACCGGTCGACGACTGGGACCGCGAATGCGCAATCCCCGCCCTGCCCGACCTGACTCTGGTCTCGGTCCCGTCGGCGACGGGAATCGAGCGCATTGCCTCGATCATCGACGGCTGCGAGAAGCCTGCGCTGGTGTTCGGCACCGGGGTCGCCAATGCCGGCGGCTGGTGTCACGCCATTCGCCTCGCCGAGCGCTGCGGAGCGAGCGTGTGGACCGCGCCCTACAACGCGCGCGAGACGTTTCCCGAGGACCACCCGCAGTTCGCCGGCTTCCTCCCCGCCTGGCGCGACCAGATACGCGATCTGCTCGATCCATTCGACGCCATCGTCGTCGTCGGCGCGCCGGTCTTTACCTACCATGTCGAGGGCCGCGGCCCGCACTGGCCCGAGCACGCCCGGCTCATGGCGCTGTCCGACGACCCGCAGCACCTTGCCGCGATGCCCGGCGGCGGCGGGGTGCTGGGCGACGTGGAGGACGGGCTCGCGCAACTCGCCGAGCGGGTCAACAAGCGCGAGTTCACCGGCAAGAAGCACGAACTGAAGAAGCCGGCGCGGGAAATGACCGCCGCCTACGTCCTCAGCCGCGTCGCCGAACTGCGGCCCAGGGACGCCGTCATCGTCGAGGAGGCCCCGACCGCCCGCGGGCCCGAGCACGATGTCCTGCCGATCACCCGCGAGGGCGGGTTCTATTCCTGCGCCAGCGGCGGCCTCGGCTATTCGCTGCCGGGCAGCATCGGCGTGGCGATGGGCCAGCAGGACAAGGTCCTCGCGATCCTCGGCGACGGCGCGGCGATGTACACCATCCAGGGCCTGTTCGCCGCACAGCTCGAAGACGCGAACGTCAGCTTCCTGATCATGAACAATTCGGCCTACGCGGCGCTGACCGGGTTTTCGGGCGAGTTCGGCATGAACCACGTGCCGGGCTGCGACCTCACGGGGCTCGACTTCGTCAAGCTCGCCAATGGGCACGGGGTCGAGGCGAAGCGGGTCGAGGCGGTCGAAGACCTCGATGCCGCGCTCGAATGGAGCTTCGCCGCCAAGGGGCCGACGCTGCTCGACATCCGGATCGCCTAGGGATTTCGGTCGCTCTGCCGCAGCGTGGGAGCGTACCGGCCCGGAGGTCGGAACCGACGCTCGCTCCGAACACTGCACCGGCATGAGGATATCGTCTCGATGAGCGCCGACGTTCTGGCGGTCGTGCAGTCCCTTTTCACCAGCGAATTCGCGCTGGCCTGCGCCTTTGCGGCCTTGACGGCCACACTGGTGGCCTTGTGCGTGCCCGGCACGATCATCCCGGTGTCGGTGTCTTCGGGCGCGCTGCTCGGCGGCGTGGTCGGCGGCGCGGCGGTGCTTGCGGGCGTGCTCGTCGGCAGCCAGGTCCTGTTCCTCGCTTCGCGCCACCTGCTGCGCGAGCGGGTCAGGGCGCGCTGGGGCGAACGGCTGGCGCGGTTCGAGGATCACTTCGCGCGGCGCGGCTTTCTTTATGTCGTCGGGCTTCGGGTCGCGGGCGTGCCGCATTTCCTCGTCACCGCAGGCTCTGCGCTCTCGCCGGTCCGCAGCCGCACCTTCCTCGCCGCGACGCTGCTCGGCTTTCTGCCGGTAATCGGA is from Croceibacterium aestuarii and encodes:
- a CDS encoding VTT domain-containing protein, translated to MSADVLAVVQSLFTSEFALACAFAALTATLVALCVPGTIIPVSVSSGALLGGVVGGAAVLAGVLVGSQVLFLASRHLLRERVRARWGERLARFEDHFARRGFLYVVGLRVAGVPHFLVTAGSALSPVRSRTFLAATLLGFLPVIGLTSTAGSLF
- a CDS encoding MFS transporter, translating into MTTTVEGIKPAARVSRAGWYALFLVSSAQGLSLLDRQILSILAPSIRADLGIGDAELGLLYGTVFALFYALFSLPLGRLVDGWIRTRLLSICILGWSVFAGLSAFAGSFAVLAISRLGVGIGEGAAQPGANSVIFDTFPRSRRGTAMAAMGIATALGLGLSMALGGFVAQWWDEAYPGGGPGGFSGWQFAFLVAAAPGLVLAWALYRMKEPVRGGVDGIPAPPDPHPFKASAAVLGSVTPLANWYSLWRRDAGAKQWIINLVGLAAIAAFCWVMTGVTQAFSPRPTLDVLGVAVNPHALQWFVVGFGAFVILNLFQSLKLTDRSTYNVMLSPSLLLLFVVGGLQTSINYGVMGFTPSFLIREYGMDQSTTGLQFGLLAAALGVIGPLAAGPLSDLLTVRLGARGRVWLTFASLGISPFLGIWTYNAPDPMSFYLRFSAYSLVLTLWLPPIYSLYYDLVLPRMRGMASSTYIIISTLLGLGMGPYFVGIVSDRNGGDLGQAIISINVVAPVIAVILLYVLTRVQRDEDSVLARARAGGEPV
- a CDS encoding amidohydrolase family protein — encoded protein: MTHELKTGGDRGYLRIATEEAFATQEQLDAIMRLVREGRADEGTVSLWGFYGTSASERTTFIRERLLDLGPLRLQAMDDAGIDKAVLALTSPGTQSMHDPEEAKRIARNANDQLKDACEKHPDRFYGMIAVAPLDPEWSAEELRRGKEELGFHGVQINSHTHGHYLDEEQFDPILRACADLDLPLYIHPQGPPDGMIGTMVEAGLDGAVFGFGVETAFHGLRLLTTGVFDRYPGLQMMLGHGCEAIPYWIYRHDYMHRAGVRSQRYPRLKPLQHDLFHYLRNNVLATNSGMAFEPAVKLMIEVMGEDRVMYAMDYPYQYLPEEVVWMDDMDITPEQKKKFFQTNAERWFKL
- the mdlC gene encoding benzoylformate decarboxylase, which codes for MPTVRDAAFAVFEHFGVDRLFGNPGSTELPMLKGLPFPYVMGLNEAVVVGMADGFARSARKPALVNLHSAAGTGHSLGNLFTAWKNNAPVVVTAGQQARSILPFDPFLYAERPTEFPRPYVKYSVEPARAEDVPQALIRAFVTALTPPMGPVFVSIPVDDWDRECAIPALPDLTLVSVPSATGIERIASIIDGCEKPALVFGTGVANAGGWCHAIRLAERCGASVWTAPYNARETFPEDHPQFAGFLPAWRDQIRDLLDPFDAIVVVGAPVFTYHVEGRGPHWPEHARLMALSDDPQHLAAMPGGGGVLGDVEDGLAQLAERVNKREFTGKKHELKKPAREMTAAYVLSRVAELRPRDAVIVEEAPTARGPEHDVLPITREGGFYSCASGGLGYSLPGSIGVAMGQQDKVLAILGDGAAMYTIQGLFAAQLEDANVSFLIMNNSAYAALTGFSGEFGMNHVPGCDLTGLDFVKLANGHGVEAKRVEAVEDLDAALEWSFAAKGPTLLDIRIA